The stretch of DNA TGCTTCCATTACAATTTAATATGTCAGCTAGTGGTGATCTGTTTTTTCTATTCTCTTGTATCCTTTGTGGTGTAAACTATCCAATTCTAAATTTTTCTTGCTCATACTCGCTTTGATCAGGTTATTTCGTTGCTTCCGAAACTTCCTCATCAACCTCAGCTGCTGCAGACAGGtaatatattttgtgttttAAATTATGGAAGCAGTTTCTTAATCGCTTTTCAAGAATATAATCATCAGTTCACTAGAAGAATGGTGTATTTTAACTTTACTTTCCTCAAGTTATTGAGCAATTGCATCTGACATTAGTCTCTTTTTTTAGTGTGCTCAATTGTCGGTGCTTATTCAAAATGGCTTGATTCTTCCCCGAGTGGACTTTCCTTCTTGCCACCACTTATAGATATTCTTGTTGGTGGCATGAGTATTTCAGAGGACACCGCAGCTGCTGCTGCTTTGGCATTCCGTCATATATGTGATGGCAAGAACTTTCTTCCTTGGACTATCATGACTGTTTTTTCTAATTTATGGTACTTTTTGGCTCAAATAATATGTATGAACTATGTGGTGTTGACTGAACTTCGTCTCATGTTCTGTAACTGTTGTCCGTTTTTAAGGTCTCACAGGTCATGAATGTCCTTTACTGTGGAATACTATTATGGTCTCATGTATTAATCTTGTTCGAGGTTTGTGAAAATGCAACAAGCGTCCTGATACTGATAACTATCTAATTAATGGATGAGGGATGTATGTGTCAGATATTGACGTGAAATTTGGCATTTTTATTTGACGTTAAAATAAAGCTGGAAAGTCATTATGGAATTGATTCCTATcttcatgatttattttcaATCAATTTCGTCATAGTTTATTTATATTTGCACGTTAACATTACTGATTGTTTGGAATTTTCCCGCAAAATTTCTTTTTCCATGGCCCTGTGTTCCTCCCCCGCCACCCCTGCCACCaccaacccccccccccccccccccaagaCGCCTTTTGAATTGAGTGTTAAAAGTATCTCTCGGTATGattaatatatttgttttaattgtaGACTGCAAGATAAAGCTATGTGGGTCCTTAGACGGTCTTTTTCAAATTTACCAAAGGGCAGTGATTGGAGAAGGTCCCTTCAAGGTTTCGGCTGAAGATTCACTGCATCTTGTTGAAGCCCTGAGGTATGATTGTTTTTCAGGATGCTACACAACTGCGTACTGTGGATGCAAAAATTTGAATTGTCGGACTATCTTTATCTGCAGTATGGTTATCACAGAACTTCCCTCAGAACATGCTAAGAAAGCCTTGGAGGCAATATGCTTGCCTGCAGTCGCTCCTTTACAGGTTTGTAATCTACCTAGGAACTTCTGATTTATGATTTGAGGGGTCTAGATGAAGTATCATGCATGGTCAACCGGCAGGATGTGATTAGTCAAGGTCCTTTAGTTTTGGGGCAGAAACCTGCTCGTGAGCTAACCATTCATATAGACCGACTGGCAAATATATTCAGGTAAGCAGTTAACTTCATctattttatcattattttttatttttcatgtccATTCCCCCTCTTTTCAACATTAACACCTGTAATTTACGCAACTGAAACCATTTCAGACATGTGAATCATCCAGAAGCTGTGGCAGATGCTGTTAAAAGACTCTGGCCTATTTTCAAAGCCATATTTGATATGTTAGTGCTCCTAATACTTTTTTGGCATACTTTTTTTGTGTTGTACTGAATACTTAATTGCAGATTTCTTGAGTCTCAAATTATTGATCTGCAGTCGTTCTTGGGACATGAGGACCATGGAATCTCTTTGCCGAGCATGCAAAAATGCTGTAAGCTTGCTGAATCGTGTTATTTTGTCTTTAAGGCCTATTTCGGGTTACTTGTGTGTTAATGTTTTCTTTATAGTGTTAGTTTCACTGAAACTGGTGTCTTTGTTCTCTCCCCCTGAAATGGTTTTTGTCTAGCCTTTTCACCTCTCATTTCATTCAGCTTGAAAGTTGTCTTATTCGATGTTGCCAAGTCTATGCCGAGCTACTCTGTTTGACTTATACTGAATTATAAATCATAATGCCCCAAGTTTGGCCATATGGAACACACGGATTATCTTCTTGTCAGTTACTCGATAATGGACCCCTCTTTCTATTCAGCTACCAATTTTTGTATGCCAACTTTCTTCCAATGATCAGTTGCATGTTATTCATGTCTTCTTGGAGCAAAAGTCCAGATAATTTGGCATTTGCTAATAAAGCACATCTATGACACGCGATTTTGAAGCCTGACTACATGTTTTTCCATTGCCTTTTTTTTACCTACAGAATATAAATCAATATGGTTGGATGCAGtatattgtgtttgaaatacTTATAACTGTAACATTGTACACATCGATGTAATCATTATGTTCTATAATAACTTTGTATCCCTATTTTATACTTTGAGGCTTCCATATTTCCCCCTTGGCCTTGTGGGAGACACATTTAGAGAAACTGAAAGTATATGATGTTTCTTTGTTATTCTTCTTGTTATCCAGGCTGTTTTCTTGATAATCTCATCAATTTTCTAGGTGAGGACCTCTAAAACACTCATGGGGGTTACAGTTGGTGTAATGCTTGAGGAGATACAGGCATTATATAAGCAGCATCAGCAACCGTGTTTCCTTTATCTCTCTAGTGAAGTTATCAAGGTCCTTATTCATAGTGCTTCACTTGAGTCATTTTTATATTGACTTCCTTATATTAAGCTATATTTGAAAGTTTTTTCAGATATTTGGTTCTGATCCCTCGTGCACGAGTTATTTGAAAGCCCTAATTGAATCTCTCTTCaacaatacaacatatatgtTTACAAAAATTCAGGTGTGGATTTAACTAACTGTATTGTCAACTTCAAGTTCTTTAAACTGTCCATGATGTAGTTTGTGATGATGATAATGGTTCTCCTTCTCAGGACTTCACTTCCCGACCAGACTTGGTCGATGACTGCTTCTTGCTGGCATCTAGGTGTATGCGATATTGTCCTCAATTATTTTGTCCATCTCCTGTATTTCCTTGTTTAGTAGATTGTTCCATGGTCGGTGTCACGGTACAGCACAGGTTATGCTCTTTCTTGCATGCTGTACATTTACTGTAACTGGCATTTTTCGTTAATCCAATTGCCCCACCAATATTTTCTTGATTGCCTTAGTACCTTTTTCACTGCAGGGAAGCCTCCAATTCCATATTGACTTTCTTAGCCGATGTTTTTGATCTTGCAAATTCCAGTCAGGGAAAGCCCTGTGTACCTATCCGGGACAGTGTAATCATTCCACGAGGCGCTGCAATCACCAGGATTCTCGTGGCTGCTCTTACAGGAGCACTTCCAAGTTCGCGAATAGAAACGGTTTCTGAACCTCTAATCCCCGAATCAAGATACATCAGTGAGTTTATTTGGATGATGAATCTCAATTCTAAATCCTTTCTCTCTTAATTTTACTGCAGGTAACATATGCCCTTGTGTCTCTCACTAGAGCTTATGGTGCGAAAGCTTTAGAGTGGACAAAAGATAGCATTTCTTTAATTCCATCAAATGCTGTTACAGACGCAGAAAGGTCAAAATTTTTACAAGCTTTATCCGATGCAGCATCTGGGGGGACTGTAAATGGCTTGATGATTCCGATCGAAGAACTTTCCGAGGTTTGCCGGCGGAACAGATCAGTGCAAGATATTGTTCAAGGAGCTCTGAGGCCCCTTGATCTGAACTTGGTCTCTGTATCATAGTGGTGAGTGTCGTAATAGAGAAGGGCTCGGTCATTTTTTTCGCTCCACCCTTGTCTTTATTTGaggcaatttttttatttattcctATATGTATTTGTCTCATTTGCTTCTTTAGGTTGCATGAGAGGGGGAGGGGGTTGTGTCGTGTTATGTTATATCGTGTTTTTTCTACACccatatttgaattttttttggaaattttcttGGCTTTGGTCAATTTTTGGGCAAACATCAATGTAATTTTAATGTGTTGACTTTGCTTTTTACCTTGTAAAGAACCGTTACATGCGTGGCTACAGTAGTTCACATGTGCAGATAAATGAAAATGGTTACTGGTTTTTCTTTATATTTGATCCCATTCCCCCCCACCCCCAACCCCAACGTTACTTAAATTTTCAGGGAAGGATTCCGCTGTTTAGTGGAGGCATCGATTGAATTAGTATTTGCATATACTTAAAAAATGGTTAGATTTTTGTTTTACAAACATTTTGCAAAGAAATATATTGTTTGCAAACTCAGTCCGAGTGTATTTAAGAGTGGATTCTGCCATGGGCCCAGTGGCATCGTATTCCAAACAAAGGGACAAGGCCTCGAATTATAAATGCTCCCACTTCTTCAATATAAAAACAAAGGGACAAGGCctcgaattttttaaaaagaatgtTGTTTTTCAAGTATTATAAATGTAAATAGAAGCAAGAAGATGTTAGTTTCTCCATATTTTCCCTGGATCTCTGCGTATAGTTTTATTTACGAAGGCAAAATTTTGACTGCACATGATGTATTGGAGGGAGCCAACCCCTCGTTCAATGTTCCCTTAAAGCTGATCACCACTAAGGTCTTGTAACCACTGGAAAGCACCTATTAGTTACCTTATCAAGATCAATGTGGACGCTGGAGTACGTGAAGATTGTGATCATTTTGGAGCCAGGGTGGTCGGAAGGGATTCGCCTGGGACTGTCTTGTTTGCACTGTCTCGTTACCTGCCTGGCATCTATACTCGTCTGGCTAAAACCTTTGCAGTGTTAATAGGGTTGTCAGGCTGCTTCCTGGTTGGATCTTGTTCCATGGATATTCGAGGCGGATGCTTTAACTGTGGTTCAAGCAATAGCCAATCCTGCGATTCAGTCTCCGGAAGCAGTTGTTGCCCACAGAATAAAGGAAATTTATCACAATCACCAAGAAGCTGTTCTACATTGTGGTCGCCAACCAAATTTTTTGGCACATGATTAGGCTTGCTAATCTTTGAGGTCCGGAACTACTGTCGAGTATTTGGACCATCTTCCTCTTTTTTTTATCTAATGTTGTAAACAAGGATGTACGTTCTTGATTGTGTTTAATCTATGACATTgtcataataaaaaaaattgtcagAGGATAAACAGAATCCGTAGTTATAAGATCAATATTGATATTCGATAAATAAAGGGTAAGAATGATTATGCCGATGGCCCATATTAGCttgaaaggtataattctataaataattaatgaatatatggTTTGATTATCGATCTAAATCCAAGATCTAAGATTAAAAAGAAGTTCCAAGTTCGAGAGCCAATTGTAACAAATTTCGTCTACCTAAAAAAACAAAACTAAATATGTAATACATGATTCAGAACACGAGAAATATCACACAAATTACCATATTTCTTCATTGTGCAGCTCGATTCTTTCGGACAGAGTCTTTCTACGGCTTCATCGGTGATATAATTATTATCCTGTATTACAATGTACGTATACAGTACAGCTAAGCATTCGATTGAAACAAAAACTATTCTGATATTTATCATTACATATCAACTCTGATCTTGCTCTCTCGTATAGAATGCAAAACCCTTGGGCGTATGACATTTTTATAGAAGTTTCTTGTTCTAACAAACAAAGCCAAGGCGACGAGCGAACCCAAGAAAGTAACGGATGCCATGATGATGAATGCCAGCTTGAAACAGTGAGTTCCAATGCACGTTTTTTCCAACTCGGGAGCTTCTCTATCGTAGATATATCCCACTAATTTAACAGAGAGAAGATAAGATCCAACAGGGCCAGCAATTGTGATGGTATTAAATATTGTCCCCAGGTGTGTTTTTCCGTATAAATCAGATGCTATGGTTGGCATTAACGACCACTGTGACCCATAACAGATACCAACCAAAATGGAACCAAGATATAATGCTCCCGGGAAACCGAAGGCAATCACAAGATAGCCAATGCTCATAGTTGCCAGCATAATAACCATGAATAATGGTCTTGGACAACCTTTGGCGTGTAAGAAATAGTCGGAAATGTAACCAGCTCCAATGCGTCCAAGGAAATTCCAGATGCTCCATAAAGAAACCAAAGTGTTGATCTCTAAGCTAGCGTAACCGAGAGATTCCCCgatttggctcatattattcaCCGTGGACAATCCAGAGCCCATAGCACAGGCGGTTGTAATGAACAAGAACCAGAAACTTATGGTTCCCAATGCTTGGACAAGATTTTTGTCTCCTCTCGATTCCAAACTATCGTCATATGTAACTTGGTCAGTCACATTGGATATCTCATGGTATTCTCCAAGATCTTGTCTGGTACTAGTTGTATGTTCATCAAGCAAGTCTTTTTCATCTTCTAATTGGTTGTGCTCAAGCAATGACTTTAACATCCGGTACGACTTTTCTCTTTGGGCTTTAATTGCGATAAAAATAGGGGACAGTAGCAGACCAATGAGAAAAACTAATGTAAAGACACGTACAAGTAAATTTAACTTGagaatattttgtattattattACAGCAGTCAGGTAGGCAGCTATCAGAACAGAAACTAAAGAGAATCCATTCAAATGCTGCTTCTCATCCTCTTCGTTTGTTTTAAGCATTCGAACAAAAGACATCAGCAGAAGAGAAGAGATAGTGGGCAACAATGCCAACAGCAGGAGATATGAACTGGGTTTGTCCTTGAAAGTCGTCTGATACACTAGAATTAGTATTGCCCCACTCAAACCAAGAAAGCCCTGTCAAACAACAGAGATTAAAGAGACCATCAATTCTTGTGAATGGAAATGCAAATAAAGTAGGAACGATAAGCTAATGCTGCACAAAAACAATAAATGATTATCCAAAAACAATACATTTCTTAGAACCTTAAATTCAGGAGGGTGTTTTTATGCAACCCTAGAAGCACTTCACACGATTTTGGGCGCATTTTTAGCAATGCATTTACTGCATAAACAATCCTTTTACAGCACACTCGTTAGTATCAGCATCATACTTATAGGTGTGATTAGGTGAAGTGCTCCAAGATCAGCGTCAGAAGGATATGAAAGTAAGCAGCATCATGTTGGAGCAACTAACGCTTCCAGTTTTCTACATGCTAAGTTGCATTACTTTTCATTGCTTTACTTCGTCAAAGATTCTAAAACAGCACAGAGTGATGCAATAAAGTTGTAAAAGCTGGAAAATGATATCACTTTCAAGTTCcagaaaataataatactaataaAAGTTAACTCAATCTGTATCCATTTAGACAGATTA from Primulina tabacum isolate GXHZ01 chromosome 3, ASM2559414v2, whole genome shotgun sequence encodes:
- the LOC142540875 gene encoding protein NUCLEAR FUSION DEFECTIVE 4-like, yielding MDLDYNPSRKSLIKNKWVATTAGIWIQCTAGSLYTFSIYSSILKSSQDYDQSTLDTISVCKDLGANVGVLAGVLYSSTAGRVGPWVVLLAGAIQSFAGYFLMWLTVTGVLPRPPVAVMCLYMLLAAHAATFFNTANVVTGVHNFPNYGGTIVGIMKGFLGLSGAILILVYQTTFKDKPSSYLLLLALLPTISSLLLMSFVRMLKTNEEDEKQHLNGFSLVSVLIAAYLTAVIIIQNILKLNLLVRVFTLVFLIGLLLSPIFIAIKAQREKSYRMLKSLLEHNQLEDEKDLLDEHTTSTRQDLGEYHEISNVTDQVTYDDSLESRGDKNLVQALGTISFWFLFITTACAMGSGLSTVNNMSQIGESLGYASLEINTLVSLWSIWNFLGRIGAGYISDYFLHAKGCPRPLFMVIMLATMSIGYLVIAFGFPGALYLGSILVGICYGSQWSLMPTIASDLYGKTHLGTIFNTITIAGPVGSYLLSVKLVGYIYDREAPELEKTCIGTHCFKLAFIIMASVTFLGSLVALALFVRTRNFYKNVIRPRVLHSIRESKIRVDM
- the LOC142540872 gene encoding LOW QUALITY PROTEIN: transportin MOS14 (The sequence of the model RefSeq protein was modified relative to this genomic sequence to represent the inferred CDS: deleted 1 base in 1 codon) translates to MELQNTVKEALNALYHHPDDAVRMQADRWLQDFQRTLDAWQVADNLLHDTDSNLETSIFCSQTLRSKVQRDFEELPSEAFRPLRVSLNTLLKSFHKGPPKVRTQISLAVAGLAVHVPAKDWGDGGIINWIRDEMNVHPEYLPSFLELLRVLPEEVFNYKISVRPDRRRNFEDELASGMEIVLNILTACLSINDLTEEVLEAFASWLRLRHRIPASALASHPLVLTALSSLNSDLLSEASVNVISELIHYSASRNFDGVASQMPLIQLVVPRIMSLKAQLRDPSKDEEDVKAIARLFADMGDAYVELIATGSDESMMIVQALLGVASHPEFDIASMTFNFWHNLQIILIERNSYAAYGSEASVEAERARRLQVFQSSYDSLVSLVSIKVEYPRDYLDLSREDQKDFKQTRYAVADVLIDAALVLGGDATLRILYMKLIEAVSSRGNDENFDWRPAEAVLFSIRAISDYVSVVEGEIMPQVISLLPKLPHQPQLLQTVCSIVGAYSKWLDSSPSGLSFLPPLIDILVGGMSISEDTAAAAALAFRHICDDCKIKLCGSLDGLFQIYQRAVIGEGPFKVSAEDSLHLVEALSMVITELPSEHAKKALEAICLPAVAPLQDVISQGPLVLGQKPARELTIHIDRLANIFRHVNHPEAVADAVKRLWPIFKAIFDIRSWDMRTMESLCRACKNAVRTSKTLMGVTVGVMLEEIQALYKQHQQPCFLYLSSEVIKIFGSDPSCTSYLKALIESLFNNTTYMFTKIQDFTSRPDLVDDCFLLASRCMRYCPQLFCPSPVFPCLVDCSMVGVTVQHREASNSILTFLADVFDLANSSQGKPCVPIRDSVIIPRGAAITRILVAALTGALPSSRIETVTYALVSLTRAYGAKALEWTKDSISLIPSNAVTDAERSKFLQALSDAASGGTVNGLMIPIEELSEVCRRNRSVQDIVQGALRPLDLNLVSVS